CTGCATGGCCGAAACGGCCTTGTCGATCCCCTCACGAATGCTGTCGATGAGGCCCGCGATTTGCCTCGCAGACTCGGCCGACCGCTCCGCCAGTTTGCGCACCTCCTCGGCCACCACCGCGAAGCCCCTGCCGTGCTCGCCGGCGCGAGCCGCCTCGATGGCCGCGTTCAGCGCCAAGAGGTTGGTCTGTTCGGCGATCTCGGAGATGACCTGTACAATCTCGCCCACCTTTTGGGAATACACGTCCAGCTCGCGCACCCTCTCGGCGGTGCTGGAGACCGCCTGGCGGATGTCCTGCATCCCCTGCACCGTCTGCCGCACCGCCTCCGTGCCTTTCGCCGCCGTGGCCGTGGCCTGGCTGGAGTAGGCCGCCAGCCGCTCGGCGTTGCGGGCGGTCGACTCGATGGCCGTGGACATGCGGCTCACCAGGGCCGAGGCCTCCTGCACCGCGCTGCTCTCGTCTGAGCTGGCGGCCGCCACCTGACCGATGGTTGTGACGATCTGCCGGGTGGTCCGGGTGGCATCCTCCGCGGTGGCGGCCAGCTGCTGGCTGCTGGCGCTCAACCCCTTGATGGTTTCCACCACGCCGTTGAGCATCTCGCGCAGGTTGTCAATCATGGTGTCAAAGCTCGCGCTCAGGCGGCCGATCTCGTCCCGCCCGGCGATGCCTGTTTTTTGACTCAAGTTTCCCTGTGCGACCACCTCGGCAATGGACGTCAATCGCCGGAGGGGCCGGGTGATCAGCAACGCCACGAGGGTTGTCGCGGCCACGACAACGGCTGCAACGGCAGCGATGCCCACGTATTGAAAGCGCGTCGTGGCCCGCTGAGAGAGGTAGCTTTCGGTCTGGTCGCTCGCCGTCACGAGGTGCGCGACCGGTGCGCCCGTGGCGTCCGTGAGCGGCTGCACGGTGACGTAGTACATACGGTCCCCGTAACCGGCGAAGTAGGCGGACATCCCGCCGATCTGGGGAAGAGCCAGGGGCAATGCTCGGGCCATCTCATCATCGGTAGCGTACTCCACGGCACCGCCGGGGCCCACAATCCAAACTTCGGAACCGTCGCCGGCCCTGAGCTCACGGGCAGCCGCCTCCAGGTTTCGCAGCAGCACCCCGGCGCCCACGACCGTGCGCCGCGCCAGCAGGGGAGCGACGACCACGGCGCTGAGCCGACCGTCATCGGCCCGTTCGATGCCGCTGCTCGCCTGACGCGTCTCGAGACTCTGCTGCACCAGTACCATGCGCGTCGTGCCGCTTACGTCGCCCGGCGCGGCGAACAAGACTTCACCATCCGCGGTCACCATCAGCAGTCCCGTGATGACTCCTGACGCCTCCAGCCGGTTGAACGCAGGGTTGGCGTTGGCCGCCAACGCTGGTCTGTCTCTCGCCTGCAGGGCGGCGATGATCTCCCTGTCCCTGGACAGCGTGGTGATGGCCGCCTGCATCTCGCGCAACTGGGCCACCGTGATCACTTGCCACAACGCCTGCTTGCTCTTGAGAGCTGCCTCCTGAAACCTTTTCTCCCACTGGTCACTCAAGCTCCTTGCCACGAAAAGAGACAGGCCGGCCATGAACAAGGTGGCCAGGACGCTC
The sequence above is a segment of the Bacillota bacterium genome. Coding sequences within it:
- a CDS encoding methyl-accepting chemotaxis protein, giving the protein MSVRSRLMILSVLATLFMAGLSLFVARSLSDQWEKRFQEAALKSKQALWQVITVAQLREMQAAITTLSRDREIIAALQARDRPALAANANPAFNRLEASGVITGLLMVTADGEVLFAAPGDVSGTTRMVLVQQSLETRQASSGIERADDGRLSAVVVAPLLARRTVVGAGVLLRNLEAAARELRAGDGSEVWIVGPGGAVEYATDDEMARALPLALPQIGGMSAYFAGYGDRMYYVTVQPLTDATGAPVAHLVTASDQTESYLSQRATTRFQYVGIAAVAAVVVAATTLVALLITRPLRRLTSIAEVVAQGNLSQKTGIAGRDEIGRLSASFDTMIDNLREMLNGVVETIKGLSASSQQLAATAEDATRTTRQIVTTIGQVAAASSDESSAVQEASALVSRMSTAIESTARNAERLAAYSSQATATAAKGTEAVRQTVQGMQDIRQAVSSTAERVRELDVYSQKVGEIVQVISEIAEQTNLLALNAAIEAARAGEHGRGFAVVAEEVRKLAERSAESARQIAGLIDSIREGIDKAVSAMQ